The following coding sequences are from one Campylobacter sp. RM16187 window:
- the murG gene encoding undecaprenyldiphospho-muramoylpentapeptide beta-N-acetylglucosaminyltransferase has protein sequence MIVICGGGTGGHLAIAKTLNEEIASRDIKTIFIGSTNGQDRQWFENDQNFSSKFFLPSQGVVNKKGFNKLISLFNIVKLAFKCRQIFKDNKVKAVISVGGYSAAPAAFAAIISNIPLFIHEQNSIVGNLNKILKPFAKEFFSSYDEPKFDYPVADKFFETSRERKELRTIIFLGGSQGASAINSLALNLATILKEKNIKIIHQCGKNSLDNLREEYKKLGFTDKTLELFDFSKEIELKMKKADLAISRAGAGTLWELCANNLPAIFIPYPYAANNHQMYNAKFLVDQNLAKFCFQKDNKIDKNEILQLIESINLREVSLNLKHQIYKNSAKKIIDEILFKITSLR, from the coding sequence ATGATAGTAATATGCGGTGGTGGCACCGGAGGACATCTGGCTATCGCAAAAACCCTCAATGAAGAGATTGCAAGTCGTGATATAAAAACCATCTTCATTGGCTCAACTAACGGACAAGATAGGCAGTGGTTTGAAAATGATCAAAATTTCAGCTCTAAATTTTTCCTGCCTAGCCAAGGAGTAGTTAACAAAAAAGGCTTTAATAAGCTTATTTCACTTTTTAATATCGTAAAACTAGCTTTTAAATGCAGGCAAATTTTTAAGGATAATAAAGTAAAGGCCGTAATAAGCGTAGGTGGTTACAGTGCAGCGCCTGCGGCATTTGCAGCCATTATATCAAATATACCGCTTTTTATACACGAACAAAACTCCATAGTCGGAAATTTAAATAAAATTTTAAAACCATTCGCAAAAGAGTTTTTTAGCTCATACGATGAGCCTAAATTTGACTATCCTGTAGCGGATAAATTTTTTGAAACCTCGCGAGAGAGAAAAGAGCTAAGAACTATAATATTTCTAGGAGGCTCTCAGGGCGCATCGGCTATAAATTCACTTGCTTTAAATCTAGCTACGATATTAAAAGAAAAAAATATAAAAATAATTCATCAATGCGGTAAAAATTCGCTTGATAACTTACGAGAAGAGTATAAAAAGCTTGGATTTACAGATAAAACTTTAGAACTTTTTGACTTCAGTAAAGAGATAGAGCTAAAAATGAAAAAGGCCGATTTAGCCATAAGCAGAGCTGGTGCTGGCACACTATGGGAGCTTTGCGCAAACAATTTGCCAGCCATATTTATACCTTATCCTTATGCGGCAAATAATCACCAAATGTATAATGCAAAATTTTTAGTAGATCAAAATTTAGCCAAATTTTGCTTTCAAAAAGACAACAAAATAGATAAAAACGAGATTTTACAACTAATAGAATCTATAAATTTAAGAGAAGTTTCATTGAATTTAAAGCATCAAATATACAAAAACAGTGCAAAAAAAATCATAGATGAAATCTTGTTTAAGATAACTTCTCTCCGATAG
- a CDS encoding SH3 domain-containing protein codes for MLKHIALFLIAAFAIAQEPSIFDMMGGERSEKVIKKAPLQTIAPTNEPEINISETQIYQTVEPSQLIITTSNIPKEVYAGEIFKFGITANTQSNIVVDIKTTVLENENLKWLNKNLQWENIGNGIYKSEIFLEANSTEQKNTKITINLKRNGEFFQTANTTINLPSLKQIKSDQNYSHIVANSLEIKKHKTNKFDDKNLIMIVELVGKNTNITDFWLNDPAILKQGVDSVSGNFNSHSGFYFAIFTPEKTSLDFSYFNLKNKKLESFSLPVIVEDDEISTQIGLNPKQSKFEIYKDTAGYILLATSFILFLIKRNSIFLVLTLIFGAYGIYSYNPLGNAVLKKNVSIKILPTQNSSIFFTTENEEKVEILGERKDFKKVLLNDGKVGWVLKDDIIKN; via the coding sequence TTGTTAAAACACATCGCCCTATTTTTGATAGCCGCTTTTGCTATCGCTCAAGAACCTAGTATCTTTGATATGATGGGAGGCGAAAGAAGCGAAAAGGTTATCAAAAAGGCTCCACTACAAACTATAGCTCCCACAAACGAGCCTGAAATCAATATATCTGAAACTCAAATTTATCAGACAGTAGAGCCGAGTCAGCTTATAATCACAACCTCTAATATACCAAAAGAGGTCTATGCTGGCGAGATTTTTAAATTCGGAATTACCGCCAATACTCAATCAAATATAGTCGTAGATATCAAAACAACTGTATTAGAAAATGAAAATTTAAAATGGTTGAATAAAAATTTACAATGGGAAAATATCGGCAACGGAATTTACAAAAGTGAGATATTTTTAGAGGCTAACTCAACAGAGCAAAAAAATACTAAGATAACCATAAATTTAAAAAGAAATGGTGAATTTTTCCAAACTGCAAACACAACTATCAATCTACCAAGCTTAAAACAGATAAAAAGCGATCAAAATTATAGTCACATAGTAGCAAACTCGCTAGAAATCAAAAAACATAAAACAAACAAATTTGATGATAAAAATTTAATTATGATAGTTGAACTAGTCGGCAAAAATACCAACATAACAGACTTTTGGCTAAATGACCCTGCAATATTAAAGCAGGGAGTTGATTCCGTAAGTGGGAATTTTAATTCACATAGCGGTTTTTATTTTGCGATTTTTACTCCCGAAAAAACTTCTCTGGATTTTAGCTATTTCAATCTAAAAAACAAAAAACTAGAAAGCTTTTCTCTTCCTGTCATAGTCGAAGATGACGAAATAAGCACTCAAATCGGACTAAATCCAAAACAAAGCAAATTTGAAATTTACAAAGATACAGCCGGATATATTCTACTGGCAACTTCCTTTATTTTGTTTTTAATCAAAAGAAATAGTATATTTTTAGTATTGACACTGATTTTTGGAGCTTATGGAATATATAGCTATAACCCTTTGGGGAATGCGGTGCTTAAAAAAAATGTAAGTATAAAAATTCTCCCTACTCAAAATTCAAGCATATTCTTTACGACTGAAAATGAAGAAAAAGTAGAAATTTTAGGAGAAAGAAAAGATTTTAAAAAAGTCTTGCTAAATGATGGCAAGGTTGGCTGGGTGTTAAAAGATGATATTATCAAGAATTAA
- a CDS encoding lysophospholipid acyltransferase family protein encodes MILSRIKAAYFAVEFTISIFLVVFFMWLFKNNIRTIRRIWARTQRFFGFYSIKIEGEFSQDANMIIMNHQSMLDIVVLEEVHPKNLCWIAKKEIGEIPAIGKILSLPKMIAVDRESRHSLVKLVKEAQDRINNGRVLAIFPEGTRSQTDTLLPFKGGAKIIVDRLNLKVQPIVIVGSDIMDVKNFSFKNGEIKIICLDLVDTSDKNWLEITREKMQKTLDKERESLKS; translated from the coding sequence ATGATATTATCAAGAATTAAAGCCGCCTATTTCGCGGTTGAATTTACAATCAGTATTTTTTTAGTTGTGTTTTTTATGTGGCTTTTTAAAAATAACATTCGCACTATAAGGCGTATTTGGGCAAGAACACAGAGGTTTTTTGGATTTTACTCTATAAAAATCGAAGGAGAATTTAGCCAAGACGCCAATATGATTATTATGAATCATCAAAGCATGCTAGATATAGTGGTTTTAGAAGAAGTGCATCCTAAAAATCTTTGTTGGATAGCCAAAAAAGAGATAGGAGAGATACCTGCAATAGGCAAAATTTTAAGCTTGCCAAAAATGATCGCCGTAGATAGAGAGAGTAGACACTCTTTGGTAAAATTGGTAAAAGAGGCGCAAGATCGGATAAATAACGGGCGCGTTTTAGCTATTTTTCCTGAAGGAACTAGATCTCAGACAGATACGCTTTTGCCCTTTAAAGGTGGAGCAAAAATAATAGTAGATAGGCTAAATTTAAAGGTACAGCCTATAGTTATAGTCGGAAGCGATATAATGGATGTTAAAAATTTCAGCTTCAAAAACGGCGAGATTAAAATAATATGCCTTGATTTGGTTGATACAAGTGATAAAAATTGGCTAGAAATTACACGCGAAAAAATGCAAAAAACCCTTGATAAAGAGCGAGAAAGTCTTAAAAGCTAA
- the htpG gene encoding molecular chaperone HtpG, producing MAKKADKFEFQTEVNELLNLMIHSLYSNKEIFLRELISNASDALDKLNYLCLTNDEYKKLNYMPRIDISLDKDKKTLTISDNGIGMNKEDLINNLGTIARSGTKSFVKELSGEAKKDSALIGQFGVGFYSAFMVSDKIEVLSKKTLEDKAFLWSSDAKSYEIKESQKDTHGTTITLFLKDSEFSEFYRIEGIIKKYSNHIPYPIFSDKEEYIPPKDGEKEGSYETKNVQINKASALWKLNKSNIKANEYNDFYKQISHDSTDPLAYFHTKAEGKIEYTTLFFIPATEPFDLFRVDYQSGVKLYVKSVFISDDAKELLPPFLRFVRGIIDVEDLPLNVSREILQENKIMANVKDQSIKKILTELNKIKDKDREKYIKFYKLFGKVLKEGLYGFNNDKEQILDLVLFKSSKRDSLVSLKEYKEQMKEDQKSIYYISGNNESMLRNSPLLESFKKNDIEVLIMDEEIDTIVMPMVYEFDKTPIKPVNHSDIDSEIKTEEDKIDESKHIEILVKMREILKDDVKDVKLSSRLSDSAAVLIYDKNDPDFSMQTILKQMGQTNLPKVKPILEINPNHEIFEKLNKNEAMIHDISTLLLDMAKINEGMNIENPLEFSKTLTRVMLKAL from the coding sequence ATGGCAAAAAAAGCAGATAAATTTGAATTTCAAACCGAAGTGAACGAGCTTTTAAATCTTATGATTCACTCTTTGTATTCAAATAAAGAGATTTTTCTAAGAGAGCTTATATCGAATGCTTCAGATGCTCTTGATAAGTTAAACTATCTTTGTCTAACAAACGATGAGTATAAGAAACTAAACTATATGCCTAGAATCGACATTAGCTTAGATAAGGATAAAAAAACACTTACAATAAGCGATAACGGAATAGGAATGAATAAAGAGGATTTGATAAATAACTTAGGCACCATCGCTAGAAGTGGAACAAAGAGCTTTGTTAAAGAGCTTAGCGGTGAAGCAAAAAAAGATAGCGCACTTATCGGACAGTTTGGAGTCGGATTTTACTCAGCCTTTATGGTATCTGATAAAATAGAGGTTTTAAGCAAAAAGACTCTTGAAGACAAGGCATTTTTATGGAGTTCTGATGCTAAAAGCTATGAGATAAAAGAATCTCAAAAAGATACCCATGGAACAACAATAACCCTATTTTTAAAAGATAGCGAATTTAGTGAATTTTACCGCATAGAAGGCATTATAAAAAAATATTCTAACCATATTCCGTATCCTATATTTTCCGATAAAGAAGAGTATATTCCGCCAAAAGACGGAGAAAAAGAGGGAAGCTACGAGACAAAAAATGTTCAGATAAATAAAGCCTCTGCTCTCTGGAAGCTAAATAAATCAAATATCAAGGCTAATGAATATAATGATTTCTACAAACAAATCAGCCATGACAGCACGGATCCTTTGGCATATTTTCATACTAAAGCTGAAGGAAAGATAGAATACACCACTCTATTTTTTATCCCGGCCACAGAGCCGTTTGATCTATTTAGAGTGGATTATCAAAGTGGCGTAAAGCTATATGTAAAAAGCGTATTTATAAGCGATGACGCAAAAGAGCTTTTGCCACCATTTTTAAGATTTGTAAGAGGAATAATAGATGTTGAGGACTTGCCGCTTAACGTAAGCCGTGAAATTTTACAAGAAAATAAGATAATGGCAAATGTAAAAGATCAAAGCATCAAAAAAATATTAACTGAGCTTAATAAAATCAAAGACAAAGATAGAGAAAAATACATAAAATTTTACAAATTATTTGGAAAAGTGCTTAAAGAGGGGCTATATGGATTTAATAACGATAAAGAGCAAATTTTAGATCTTGTTCTGTTTAAGTCTAGTAAAAGAGATAGTCTGGTAAGTCTAAAAGAGTATAAAGAACAGATGAAAGAGGATCAAAAAAGCATATATTATATAAGTGGAAACAACGAGTCTATGCTAAGAAATTCACCTCTTCTTGAAAGCTTTAAGAAAAACGATATAGAGGTCTTAATAATGGACGAGGAAATTGATACTATAGTAATGCCTATGGTGTATGAATTTGACAAAACTCCTATTAAGCCTGTAAATCACTCTGATATAGATAGCGAAATAAAAACCGAAGAAGATAAGATTGACGAGAGCAAGCACATTGAAATTTTAGTAAAAATGCGCGAAATTTTAAAAGACGATGTTAAAGATGTTAAACTTAGCTCCAGACTTAGCGACTCGGCTGCTGTTTTGATATATGATAAAAACGATCCTGACTTTTCTATGCAAACTATATTAAAGCAGATGGGTCAGACAAATTTGCCAAAGGTTAAACCTATTTTAGAGATAAATCCAAATCATGAAATTTTTGAAAAATTGAACAAAAACGAGGCTATGATCCATGATATATCTACTCTACTTCTTGATATGGCAAAGATCAATGAGGGAATGAATATAGAAAATCCTTTAGAATTTAGCAAAACCTTAACTAGAGTAATGCTAAAAGCACTATAA
- a CDS encoding PAS domain-containing protein: MQEEKQYFVKENDFIVSKTDTKGKITYCNEPFLEIVGARASDLLGKPHNIIRHPDMPRIVFKLLWDRIKSKREIFAFVKNKSFKGGYYWVFANVTASVDENGEIVGYHSVRRRPNMDGVKFIEGIYKKLLEAEKTGGMEASGKLLDKILKESNVEYDELVHKLQRG, translated from the coding sequence ATGCAAGAAGAGAAGCAGTATTTTGTCAAAGAGAATGATTTTATAGTTTCTAAAACGGATACAAAAGGAAAGATAACCTATTGTAATGAACCGTTTTTAGAAATAGTCGGAGCCAGAGCGAGTGATCTTTTAGGAAAGCCTCATAATATCATAAGGCATCCGGATATGCCTCGCATTGTTTTTAAGCTTTTATGGGATAGAATTAAGTCGAAAAGAGAGATTTTTGCATTTGTTAAGAATAAGAGTTTTAAAGGCGGATATTATTGGGTTTTTGCAAATGTAACTGCATCTGTGGATGAGAACGGTGAAATAGTGGGATATCACTCTGTGAGAAGAAGGCCCAATATGGATGGCGTAAAATTCATAGAAGGTATATATAAAAAGCTTTTAGAGGCTGAAAAAACAGGCGGAATGGAAGCTTCTGGTAAATTATTAGATAAAATTTTAAAAGAATCAAATGTAGAGTATGATGAATTAGTACATAAGCTCCAAAGAGGATAG
- a CDS encoding ATP-dependent helicase, with protein MPLSRLNSDQYSAATAPFGHNLIIASAGTGKTSTIVARIAHLLNLGVNPSKILLLTFTNKASSEMIERLECYFDKKITSKITAGTFHSVSYSLLKSLEKNIVLKQPSELKTLLKSLVERRRFQHLGEAKAYGGAYLYDLYSLYQNSSNEESFYEWFKARNEEQSVYAEIYEDILSEFEQEKAKFGYADFNDLLIKMRNELRKGAPLKYDEILIDEYQDTNTLQGSLIDAFNTKSLFCVGDFDQSIYAFNGANIEIIGSFKDRFKDASIYALNINYRSSSSILALANKVISNNPRLYDKKLIVSREGNLPSPKLLVYDELFNQYSNIAEIISNSKFSKENIAIIFRNNSSADGLEVALKERGVSSKRKGGISFFESREIRALMDIYAILINPKDIMAFIHVCEYAKGVGAALSKEIFDLIVKVGHGNLIDGFLNPDDKVNAFEKKKKNYQLGLFDEFSEIGEMSRFSKLKFSDKFFSHPILKMQKLNENAAVFLYEIYNFLLHARRLSRPNSLINEIKNSKIYSLIADFLATKRATMKNGNIDESLKVEAIEKIMAKVEILSELSKNYSDLEKFYNFITLGSNEMSEGEGVNLLSVHASKGLEFDQVFIVDLAQNRFPNLKLMGMGGSLEEERRLFYVAVTRARDELYLSYAKYDKIKRVTYQPSRFLIEAGMAKEKI; from the coding sequence ATGCCACTTTCAAGACTAAATTCGGATCAATACAGTGCCGCAACTGCGCCTTTTGGGCATAATCTTATCATAGCAAGCGCAGGCACAGGCAAGACTTCAACGATCGTTGCAAGGATAGCGCATCTATTAAATTTAGGAGTAAATCCTAGTAAAATTTTGCTTTTAACCTTTACAAACAAGGCCTCAAGTGAGATGATAGAGAGACTAGAGTGTTATTTTGACAAAAAAATTACTTCTAAAATTACTGCTGGCACATTTCACTCTGTATCTTACTCTCTTTTAAAATCTCTTGAAAAAAATATAGTATTAAAACAGCCAAGCGAGCTAAAAACCCTTTTAAAAAGTCTTGTGGAAAGGCGCAGATTTCAACATTTGGGCGAAGCTAAGGCGTATGGTGGAGCTTATCTATACGATCTATATTCACTTTATCAAAATTCAAGCAATGAAGAGAGTTTTTATGAGTGGTTTAAGGCTAGAAATGAAGAGCAGTCTGTATATGCTGAAATTTATGAGGATATTTTAAGTGAGTTTGAACAAGAGAAGGCGAAATTTGGCTATGCGGACTTTAACGATCTGCTTATAAAAATGCGAAACGAGCTAAGAAAGGGAGCGCCTTTAAAATATGATGAAATTTTAATAGACGAATATCAGGACACAAATACTCTGCAAGGCTCTTTAATAGATGCTTTTAATACAAAAAGCCTCTTTTGCGTAGGCGACTTTGATCAAAGCATTTATGCCTTTAACGGTGCAAATATAGAGATAATCGGCTCTTTTAAAGATAGGTTTAAAGACGCTAGTATTTATGCTTTAAATATCAATTACCGCAGTAGTTCAAGTATACTAGCCCTTGCAAATAAAGTGATTTCAAACAATCCTCGTTTGTATGATAAAAAACTGATTGTAAGCCGAGAGGGAAATTTACCATCACCAAAGCTTCTTGTTTATGATGAGCTTTTTAACCAGTATTCAAATATTGCCGAGATAATATCAAATTCAAAATTTAGCAAAGAAAATATTGCGATAATCTTTCGTAATAACTCAAGTGCCGATGGGCTTGAGGTGGCTTTGAAAGAGCGAGGAGTAAGCTCTAAGCGAAAAGGCGGAATTAGCTTTTTTGAAAGTAGGGAGATAAGAGCTTTAATGGATATATACGCGATTTTAATAAATCCAAAAGATATCATGGCATTTATTCATGTGTGCGAATATGCCAAGGGTGTTGGAGCCGCTCTTAGTAAGGAGATATTTGATTTGATTGTAAAAGTAGGGCATGGAAATTTGATAGATGGATTTTTAAATCCTGACGATAAAGTGAATGCTTTTGAGAAAAAGAAAAAAAATTATCAATTGGGGCTTTTTGATGAATTTAGCGAGATAGGCGAGATGTCTAGGTTTTCTAAGCTTAAATTTAGTGATAAATTTTTCTCTCACCCAATACTTAAAATGCAGAAACTAAATGAAAATGCAGCTGTATTTTTGTATGAAATTTATAATTTTTTACTTCACGCAAGACGTCTTTCTAGACCAAATTCTTTAATCAACGAGATTAAAAATAGCAAAATTTACTCTCTTATCGCGGATTTTTTAGCGACTAAAAGAGCTACAATGAAAAACGGAAATATTGATGAGAGCTTAAAGGTAGAAGCTATAGAGAAAATTATGGCTAAAGTTGAAATATTAAGTGAGCTTAGTAAAAATTACAGTGATTTGGAAAAATTTTATAACTTCATAACTCTTGGCAGTAATGAGATGAGTGAAGGTGAGGGTGTAAATCTCTTAAGTGTGCATGCTAGCAAGGGGCTTGAATTTGATCAGGTTTTTATAGTCGATCTTGCGCAAAATCGCTTTCCGAATTTAAAGCTCATGGGTATGGGTGGAAGTTTGGAAGAGGAGAGAAGGCTGTTTTATGTTGCTGTTACTAGAGCAAGAGATGAGCTATATCTAAGCTATGCAAAATACGATAAGATAAAAAGAGTTACTTATCAACCAAGTAGATTTTTGATAGAAGCTGGAATGGCCAAGGAAAAAATATAA
- a CDS encoding TPM domain-containing protein codes for MKKILLILSAFLSLFAGEISLPTLTGRVVDEANILSQTARENLTKILANHETNTTNQVVVVTLNSLEGQSIESYSLELARKWAIGQKDKNNGVLLVVAPNEKEIRIEVGYGLEGSLTDAISHEIIQRVIIPKFKDGNLEQGILDGIDKILNFIDEDSSNDYVTDPKMDTFFGFTTIMIVGGFALLFIGVIFKFKFLKDIGLTSFMSAFAGVFSSSFLDMFLNTDTALVSFALLGAFFILIYPMVKKMNNSKRRRSRGGLGSSGFSSSSGGGSSSSSGGGGFSGGGGSFGGGGASGRW; via the coding sequence ATGAAGAAAATTTTACTGATTTTATCGGCTTTTTTATCTTTGTTTGCGGGTGAAATTTCACTCCCAACCCTCACCGGCAGAGTAGTAGATGAAGCAAATATACTAAGCCAAACAGCAAGAGAAAACTTAACTAAAATTCTTGCAAACCATGAAACAAATACAACAAATCAAGTAGTAGTAGTTACTTTAAATTCACTTGAAGGACAAAGTATAGAAAGCTACTCCTTAGAACTTGCAAGAAAGTGGGCCATAGGACAAAAAGATAAAAACAATGGAGTATTGTTAGTAGTAGCTCCAAATGAAAAGGAAATTCGCATAGAAGTAGGATATGGTTTAGAAGGATCATTAACAGATGCTATAAGCCATGAGATAATACAAAGAGTAATCATCCCTAAATTTAAAGATGGAAATTTAGAACAAGGTATCTTAGATGGTATAGATAAGATACTAAACTTCATAGATGAAGATAGTAGTAATGATTATGTGACTGATCCTAAGATGGATACGTTTTTTGGTTTTACTACTATTATGATAGTCGGCGGCTTTGCCTTGCTTTTTATAGGTGTAATTTTTAAATTTAAGTTCTTAAAAGACATTGGTTTAACATCTTTTATGTCGGCATTTGCCGGCGTGTTTTCATCTTCTTTTTTGGATATGTTTTTAAATACCGATACGGCTTTAGTCTCTTTTGCTCTGCTTGGAGCGTTTTTTATACTCATTTATCCTATGGTTAAAAAGATGAATAACTCCAAAAGAAGAAGATCTAGAGGAGGTCTTGGTAGCTCAGGTTTTAGCAGTTCAAGTGGTGGGGGTTCAAGCAGCTCTTCCGGAGGAGGCGGCTTTAGTGGCGGAGGCGGAAGCTTTGGTGGAGGCGGAGCTAGCGGAAGATGGTAA
- a CDS encoding peptidoglycan glycosyltransferase FtsW — MQVDKWVFYACVALITIGIIFSLSLPVFTVLFFNYEPYHFFYRQLAVGALGIFVMWALSQLNPDKSLVWIGFGLFILCALAMGVMHALPSSMVTDAGGAKRWIRLPGFSLAPVEFFKIGFVYFLAWSFARKIDDSKKSLKEEFNLILPYLFLFLIVVYLIAVLQNDLGQVIVLALTLVMMALFAGTSLRLFGIGLFGAGMLATIAIVTSEHRILRIKSWWGTIQNIVLSILPENMANALRVADVPEPYQISHSLNAIKHGGFFGEGLGAGVFKLGFLSEVHTDFVLAGIAEEIGVLGIFGITSIIVFLLYRIFKISSRSENKVYHLFSLGIGLLISFSFLMNSYGITSITPIKGIAVPFLSYGGSSILALCVGIGMVLMISKKVSN, encoded by the coding sequence TTGCAAGTAGATAAGTGGGTGTTTTACGCTTGCGTCGCACTAATAACTATAGGTATTATTTTTTCACTCTCTTTGCCTGTTTTTACCGTGCTTTTTTTTAACTATGAACCATATCACTTCTTTTATAGACAGCTAGCGGTCGGAGCTTTAGGTATATTTGTCATGTGGGCTCTATCGCAGCTAAATCCAGATAAGTCACTAGTATGGATAGGCTTTGGACTATTTATCCTATGCGCTCTTGCTATGGGTGTTATGCATGCACTTCCAAGCTCTATGGTTACGGATGCGGGAGGCGCAAAAAGATGGATTAGGCTACCTGGATTTTCACTCGCTCCGGTTGAGTTTTTTAAAATAGGCTTTGTCTATTTTCTTGCATGGAGCTTTGCAAGAAAGATTGATGATAGCAAAAAGAGCTTAAAGGAAGAATTTAACCTAATACTTCCGTATTTATTTTTATTTTTGATAGTTGTTTATCTAATAGCAGTCCTTCAAAACGATCTTGGTCAGGTTATAGTTTTGGCTCTTACTCTTGTAATGATGGCTCTTTTTGCAGGAACTAGCCTTAGGCTTTTTGGGATAGGGCTTTTTGGAGCGGGCATGCTTGCCACAATCGCAATAGTAACATCAGAGCATAGAATTTTACGTATTAAATCATGGTGGGGAACTATACAAAATATAGTGCTTTCAATACTGCCTGAAAATATGGCAAACGCCTTAAGAGTAGCAGATGTGCCTGAGCCATATCAAATTTCGCACTCGCTAAACGCGATAAAGCACGGCGGATTTTTCGGAGAGGGGCTTGGTGCAGGAGTATTTAAACTAGGCTTTTTAAGCGAGGTTCATACCGACTTCGTATTAGCGGGTATAGCTGAAGAGATTGGTGTATTAGGAATATTTGGTATCACTTCAATAATTGTATTTTTACTATATAGAATATTTAAAATTTCATCAAGAAGCGAAAATAAGGTCTATCATCTATTTTCACTAGGCATAGGGCTTTTGATATCATTTTCTTTTCTTATGAACTCTTACGGAATTACTTCCATAACTCCTATCAAAGGTATAGCGGTACCATTTCTAAGCTACGGAGGAAGTTCTATTTTAGCACTTTGCGTGGGTATAGGGATGGTTTTGATGATAAGCAAAAAGGTATCAAACTAA
- a CDS encoding imidazole glycerol phosphate synthase encodes MDKMDYPSILKNINDIKSELALLLNIEIAKEATQMSIAEFSTLVDSIKVHDILESKDSMYFANVFDNEEYYYNISLYLDQIIRKISIKTEKKGVSLETSSKLQEASKNIKKIIDLFVLEYGNLLKADSKRWIQKNTKEMKTIKNILKDLVEFQKKIDETLKIRANIISNVILSEFKVLYKFFLYSIKIAKKRHDQLLLVEIAGMTDRIISMINPIFSDKSLKTEELIYHYLAYELKELKVNSIGEKLS; translated from the coding sequence GTGGACAAAATGGATTATCCTTCAATATTAAAAAACATCAATGATATAAAGTCTGAACTTGCATTACTCTTAAATATAGAGATTGCAAAAGAGGCTACTCAGATGAGTATTGCCGAATTTAGTACTTTGGTTGACTCCATTAAAGTGCATGATATTTTAGAGAGCAAAGATAGTATGTATTTTGCAAATGTATTCGATAATGAAGAATACTATTATAATATTAGCTTATATCTTGATCAAATCATTAGAAAAATTTCAATCAAAACCGAAAAAAAGGGAGTTAGTCTTGAGACTAGCAGTAAGCTTCAAGAAGCTTCTAAAAATATAAAAAAAATTATAGATCTTTTTGTTTTAGAATATGGAAATTTGCTTAAAGCCGATTCTAAAAGATGGATACAAAAAAATACCAAAGAGATGAAAACTATAAAAAATATACTTAAAGATCTAGTTGAATTCCAAAAAAAAATAGATGAAACTCTAAAAATAAGGGCTAATATCATATCAAATGTAATTTTGAGCGAATTTAAAGTTTTATATAAGTTTTTTCTCTATAGTATCAAGATAGCTAAAAAAAGACATGATCAACTCCTGCTAGTCGAGATCGCAGGAATGACAGATAGGATAATATCTATGATAAATCCTATATTTAGCGATAAAAGCCTAAAGACCGAGGAGCTTATATACCACTATTTAGCGTATGAACTAAAAGAGCTTAAGGTAAATTCTATCGGAGAGAAGTTATCTTAA